Proteins found in one Tumebacillus sp. BK434 genomic segment:
- the sbnA gene encoding 2,3-diaminopropionate biosynthesis protein SbnA, whose translation MTASSVLTPERNRPALNSIADCIGHTPLVQLSRLFPGRDIYAKLELMNPGGSMKDRPARHIIEKGLADGILNQDTHLIESTSGNLGIALAMVSRLYGLRFTAVVDPKITKTNLNIIRQYGANVDMVSVPDAAGGYLQTRINRVQELIQTVPGAYWINQYANELNWQAHYHGAGTEIADSLDQLDYLFAPVSTTGSILGISRRLREKFPLLQVIAVDAVGSVIFGAKPGPRELPGIGASRVPEIFSPAELQQVVHVDDLASVAGCNTLLEQEGIFAGGSSGSVIAALQQLLPELPESARIAVILPDRGDRYLDTVYDADWVKTLRRS comes from the coding sequence TTGACCGCATCCTCCGTACTTACGCCGGAGCGCAACCGCCCGGCCCTGAACTCGATCGCCGACTGCATCGGCCATACGCCGCTCGTGCAGCTCAGCCGGCTGTTTCCCGGCCGTGACATATATGCCAAGTTGGAGCTGATGAACCCCGGCGGCAGCATGAAAGACCGCCCCGCCCGCCACATCATCGAAAAAGGCTTGGCCGACGGCATTTTGAACCAAGACACGCATCTGATCGAAAGCACCTCCGGCAACCTCGGCATCGCGCTGGCGATGGTCTCGCGCTTGTATGGCTTGCGCTTCACCGCTGTCGTCGATCCGAAGATCACCAAGACCAACCTGAACATCATCCGCCAATACGGCGCGAACGTCGACATGGTCAGCGTCCCCGATGCGGCCGGCGGCTACCTGCAGACGCGGATCAACCGCGTGCAGGAGCTGATCCAGACCGTGCCCGGCGCGTACTGGATCAACCAATACGCCAACGAGTTAAACTGGCAGGCCCACTACCACGGCGCAGGAACGGAGATCGCCGACAGCCTCGACCAGCTCGACTATCTGTTCGCCCCGGTCTCCACCACCGGCTCGATCCTCGGCATCTCCCGCCGCCTGCGCGAAAAGTTCCCGCTGTTGCAAGTGATCGCCGTCGACGCCGTCGGTTCGGTCATCTTCGGCGCCAAGCCTGGCCCGCGCGAACTGCCCGGCATCGGCGCGTCACGCGTGCCGGAAATTTTCTCCCCGGCGGAGCTCCAACAGGTCGTGCATGTCGATGACCTCGCATCGGTCGCCGGGTGCAACACCTTGCTCGAACAGGAAGGCATCTTCGCGGGCGGCTCGTCCGGCTCGGTGATCGCCGCCCTGCAACAGCTCCTGCCCGAGCTGCCGGAGAGTGCCCGCATCGCCGTCATCCTGCCCGACCGCGGCGACCGCTACCTCGACACCGTGTATGACGCCGACTGGGTCAAGACCCTGCGCCGCAGCTAG
- a CDS encoding MFS transporter: MNSWLWNFRVLWSAHFFSVASLTVLAPLLPFYLNEIGAGDTKQVLIWSGLALAAPAVSYTLTAPLWGKLGDQYGRKLMVVRALFGLALTLLLMSIARSPFEFFLYRLFQGAFGGVVDAGAAFAGSQAPEDQRGRVFGKLESAVSAGSLIGPLAGGLMVSFFGFRPLLQGLGVLVALMAVAAIFLLHEKRTPAASETEAVPEASGVFRTLQSFLRSRRLTAFLIGGLCANIAAYGLINVFAPHVQNLTGGDPDRAAATVGMLQAVMWGAALFGAAWWGRRNDRFPVERNFAWAALLCGLAVILQAVPETVGWLFALRLLQGFAFSALLQSVSFEISKSSTAANRGVRMGSASSILVAGQVGGALLGSTLGGFLSAPYVFLALGSVLILGALVVKFAGHLPKVSSVRYGGGVFKR; encoded by the coding sequence ATGAACAGCTGGCTCTGGAACTTCCGCGTGCTGTGGAGCGCGCACTTTTTCTCGGTCGCCTCGCTGACCGTGCTGGCGCCGCTGCTGCCGTTCTACCTGAACGAGATCGGCGCGGGCGACACCAAGCAGGTCTTGATCTGGAGCGGCCTCGCCCTCGCCGCGCCTGCGGTGTCGTACACGCTGACCGCCCCGCTCTGGGGCAAGCTCGGCGATCAATACGGCCGCAAGCTGATGGTCGTCCGCGCCTTGTTCGGTCTGGCGCTGACCCTGCTCTTGATGTCGATCGCGAGGAGCCCGTTTGAGTTCTTCCTCTACCGCTTGTTCCAAGGCGCGTTCGGCGGCGTCGTCGACGCAGGGGCCGCCTTCGCCGGATCGCAAGCGCCGGAAGATCAGCGCGGCCGCGTGTTTGGCAAACTGGAGAGCGCCGTCTCCGCCGGCTCGCTGATCGGCCCGTTGGCCGGCGGCCTGATGGTCAGTTTTTTCGGCTTCCGGCCGCTTTTGCAAGGACTGGGCGTGCTCGTCGCGCTGATGGCGGTCGCCGCGATCTTCCTGCTTCATGAAAAACGGACGCCGGCAGCGTCCGAAACGGAAGCGGTGCCGGAAGCGTCCGGCGTGTTCCGCACTTTGCAGTCCTTCCTGCGGTCGCGCCGCCTGACCGCGTTTCTCATCGGCGGACTGTGCGCCAACATCGCCGCCTACGGGCTGATCAACGTCTTCGCGCCGCATGTGCAGAACTTGACCGGAGGCGATCCGGACCGCGCGGCCGCCACGGTCGGGATGCTGCAGGCGGTGATGTGGGGTGCCGCTCTGTTTGGCGCGGCGTGGTGGGGACGGCGCAACGACCGATTCCCTGTCGAGCGCAATTTTGCCTGGGCGGCGCTGCTCTGCGGACTCGCCGTCATTCTGCAGGCGGTGCCGGAAACTGTGGGATGGCTGTTTGCCTTGCGTCTGCTGCAAGGGTTTGCTTTTTCTGCGCTCCTGCAGTCCGTGTCCTTCGAAATCTCGAAAAGCTCCACCGCCGCCAACCGCGGCGTCCGGATGGGCAGCGCCTCGTCGATCCTCGTCGCCGGACAGGTCGGCGGTGCGCTGCTTGGCTCGACGCTCGGCGGTTTTCTCAGCGCGCCGTACGTGTTCCTCGCGCTCGGCTCTGTGCTGATCTTGGGCGCCTTGGTGGTGAAATTCGCTGGCCACCTGCCGAAAGTGTCTTCGGTGCGCTACGGCGGCGGGGTCTTCAAACGATAA
- a CDS encoding IucA/IucC family protein: protein MAITIPQARSAATAAAAERLLNTFFRETGQPAPILAADDRRLLVLPAPILEELQAQGHPFCLELPATRTRIYGAVTYASLFGHHRYGHRFWRQTEDATLQAADGAQLAEPLLTEVGQRDADSESRSRRVADLVAQVQNSIEKTTRFVEHHAEHGAKLWELTGGERTKRAESGLVFGHPFHPTPKSSEGFSAADLELYAPELHASFTLCYFAAAPELVQEAWVEGTGIDPFPPALLAEAQQKLATDRQQYQLLPCHPWQAKHLLTWPEVQELIQSGQLVYLGPLGVPVHPTSSVRTVWSPELAAYLKLPLNVRITNFIRVNPLDQLERTLDAATYTESLRPLPYEGLTILAEAGYRTLVADQLPEAARLKLIESFAVIFRQNPVLAEHADDETPVVVASLLETRPGEATAPLYRFVEQAAQARGAALDADFVKAWLQQYVAISLLPLLDLFFRHGYSAEAHVQNSMVTLDHGWPARFYVRDLEGVSVSRAVAGDVLATGSVALYDDEQAWHRFKYYILVNHTGHLLHALAHDTGVSEQELWDVVGAAIQGHEGFASERARRGVRDLFTTPHFAAKANLISRFQERGETPHYVEIPNPLFQKREVTQ from the coding sequence ATGGCGATTACCATTCCTCAGGCCCGTTCGGCAGCCACTGCTGCTGCTGCCGAACGCCTCCTGAACACCTTCTTTCGCGAGACGGGCCAACCGGCCCCCATCCTCGCGGCAGACGACCGGCGTTTGCTTGTCCTGCCCGCGCCAATCCTAGAAGAGCTGCAGGCTCAGGGACATCCGTTCTGCCTCGAACTGCCTGCGACCCGCACGCGCATCTACGGCGCGGTCACCTATGCCTCCCTGTTCGGACATCACCGCTACGGTCATCGCTTCTGGCGGCAAACGGAAGACGCCACGCTGCAAGCAGCGGACGGTGCGCAGTTGGCCGAACCCCTGCTGACAGAAGTCGGCCAGCGCGACGCGGACTCCGAGTCGCGCAGCCGCCGCGTCGCCGATCTCGTGGCACAAGTGCAAAACTCGATTGAAAAAACGACCCGGTTCGTCGAGCACCACGCCGAGCATGGCGCGAAGCTCTGGGAGCTGACCGGCGGTGAGCGCACGAAACGCGCCGAAAGCGGGCTCGTGTTCGGCCACCCGTTCCATCCGACGCCGAAGAGCTCGGAAGGTTTTTCCGCGGCAGATCTGGAGCTGTATGCGCCGGAGCTGCACGCGTCGTTTACGCTCTGCTACTTCGCCGCCGCACCGGAACTGGTGCAGGAAGCGTGGGTGGAAGGCACAGGGATCGACCCGTTCCCGCCCGCGCTGCTGGCAGAAGCGCAGCAGAAGCTCGCCACTGACCGTCAGCAGTACCAACTGCTGCCCTGTCATCCGTGGCAGGCGAAACACCTTTTGACCTGGCCGGAAGTGCAGGAGCTGATCCAAAGCGGCCAGCTCGTCTACCTTGGACCGCTCGGCGTGCCGGTGCACCCGACCTCCTCGGTGCGCACCGTCTGGTCACCGGAACTGGCCGCGTACCTGAAACTCCCGCTCAACGTCCGCATCACCAACTTCATCCGCGTCAACCCGCTCGACCAGCTGGAACGCACGCTCGATGCGGCGACCTATACGGAGAGCCTGCGTCCCCTGCCCTACGAAGGGTTGACCATTCTCGCCGAGGCGGGCTATCGGACGCTCGTCGCCGACCAACTGCCGGAAGCGGCACGCCTGAAGCTGATCGAAAGCTTTGCCGTGATCTTCCGCCAGAATCCGGTTCTTGCCGAACACGCCGACGACGAGACACCGGTGGTGGTCGCTTCCTTGCTGGAAACGCGCCCCGGCGAAGCGACTGCTCCCTTGTACCGTTTTGTCGAGCAGGCCGCCCAAGCGCGCGGTGCGGCGCTCGATGCCGATTTTGTCAAAGCGTGGCTGCAGCAGTACGTCGCGATCTCCCTGCTCCCGCTGCTCGACCTGTTTTTCCGCCACGGCTACAGCGCCGAAGCGCATGTCCAGAACTCGATGGTCACGCTCGATCACGGCTGGCCGGCCCGTTTTTACGTCCGCGATCTGGAAGGCGTCTCCGTCTCCCGCGCGGTGGCAGGCGATGTGCTCGCCACGGGCAGCGTGGCGCTGTACGATGACGAGCAGGCTTGGCACCGCTTCAAGTACTACATCCTCGTCAACCACACCGGGCACTTGCTCCATGCTTTGGCGCATGATACGGGCGTTTCCGAGCAAGAGCTGTGGGACGTGGTGGGCGCGGCGATTCAGGGCCATGAAGGGTTCGCCTCGGAGCGCGCCCGGCGCGGCGTGCGCGACCTGTTCACCACACCGCATTTTGCAGCCAAAGCGAACTTGATCTCCCGCTTCCAAGAACGCGGCGAAACGCCGCACTACGTCGAGATTCCCAATCCTCTTTTTCAAAAACGCGAGGTGACACAATGA
- a CDS encoding IucA/IucC family protein yields MKNRATGVAAGGRLEIERMAEEQVLLDLIGALLAENVCGMAETAVEVMLDEELFVRVDLEGERRYLLLPVRPGFTTRYIGRSADVVEVQAGEYGAGVSARLTPLQLLRRVGELAEAMGERLPGLEVFARDVETSLLHTRLSLEAVLERGGTDVDPFASFAAAERYAAYRDRPFHPIARVKGGFEAEEYRKYCAEYGGEVVLRWLAVRRDVVLAGGKAGKAAAKFTLSEVDDLRRLHADVASPAEPAELILSADERAQLWTVFEKAGLSRATYIALPVHPWQLERVVLKEFLPELGAGVFVPLEFAGGAFTATSSVRSLVPVADRLDHVKVPIGITSLGAMRFLPALYMLNGERGQQVLADAIRTDEVLERTLQLCDEGIWWAYFVPGSDLFEDRPRHVSALIRRFPAEEQLLPMSALCVYGLPNADDHLFNAWLARRGEMVTPAAVRNLFGEVCETFLHTALRLLRLGMLPELHGQNVVLVLKDDRVQGLLLRDHDTVRLHLPWLEAAGLQDPGYIVKPNRPNSLYNQTPEELVYYLQTLCIQVNLYAILDALVRTYGLAEEELWQELREKLESALSDVPFTAAQRTVIHRQLFETAEWPTKLLITPLLQQDGPAGGSMPAGIGQAVNPFRQLVAAQ; encoded by the coding sequence ATGAAAAATCGAGCGACCGGCGTTGCGGCAGGAGGCAGGCTCGAGATCGAACGCATGGCAGAAGAGCAGGTGCTGCTCGATCTGATCGGCGCTCTGCTGGCTGAGAACGTCTGCGGGATGGCCGAGACGGCGGTGGAAGTCATGCTGGATGAGGAATTGTTTGTGCGCGTGGACTTGGAGGGGGAGCGGCGCTACTTGCTGCTGCCGGTGCGTCCGGGGTTCACGACGCGTTATATAGGCCGGTCGGCCGACGTGGTGGAGGTGCAGGCGGGGGAGTACGGCGCGGGTGTCAGTGCACGGCTGACTCCGCTGCAGCTGTTGCGCCGCGTGGGAGAGCTGGCCGAGGCAATGGGGGAACGCTTGCCGGGCTTGGAGGTGTTTGCACGGGATGTGGAGACCTCGTTGCTACATACGCGGCTGTCGCTGGAGGCCGTGCTGGAGCGGGGCGGGACGGATGTTGATCCGTTCGCTTCGTTCGCTGCGGCCGAGCGGTATGCGGCGTATCGCGACCGGCCGTTTCATCCGATCGCCCGGGTGAAGGGCGGATTTGAGGCGGAGGAGTACCGCAAGTACTGCGCCGAGTACGGCGGGGAAGTGGTGCTGCGCTGGTTGGCGGTGCGTAGAGATGTGGTGCTGGCGGGGGGGAAGGCAGGAAAGGCGGCTGCCAAGTTTACGCTTTCGGAAGTGGACGATTTGCGTCGATTGCATGCCGATGTGGCAAGTCCGGCAGAGCCTGCGGAACTCATTTTGTCTGCTGACGAGCGCGCGCAGCTCTGGACCGTTTTCGAGAAAGCGGGGTTATCTCGTGCCACATACATCGCGCTGCCCGTGCATCCGTGGCAGTTGGAGCGGGTGGTGCTCAAAGAATTTTTGCCTGAGCTGGGGGCGGGCGTGTTTGTGCCTTTGGAGTTTGCCGGCGGGGCGTTTACGGCGACTTCGTCTGTGCGGTCGCTGGTGCCGGTGGCAGACCGTCTGGATCATGTGAAGGTGCCGATCGGCATCACGTCGCTTGGGGCGATGCGCTTTTTGCCGGCGCTGTACATGCTGAACGGGGAGCGGGGGCAGCAGGTGCTGGCCGACGCGATCCGGACGGATGAGGTGCTGGAGCGCACGTTGCAGCTGTGTGACGAAGGGATCTGGTGGGCGTATTTTGTGCCGGGCAGCGATCTGTTTGAAGACCGTCCGCGGCACGTGTCGGCGCTGATCCGCCGCTTCCCGGCGGAGGAGCAGCTGCTTCCGATGTCTGCGCTCTGCGTGTACGGACTGCCGAACGCGGACGATCATCTGTTCAACGCCTGGCTGGCCCGGCGCGGCGAAATGGTGACGCCTGCTGCTGTCCGCAACCTGTTTGGCGAAGTTTGCGAGACGTTCTTGCACACCGCGCTGCGCCTGCTCCGTCTCGGCATGCTGCCGGAGTTGCACGGGCAAAATGTCGTGCTTGTGTTAAAAGACGACCGGGTGCAGGGCCTGCTGTTGCGCGACCATGACACGGTGCGCCTGCATCTGCCATGGCTGGAAGCGGCCGGGCTGCAAGACCCGGGCTACATCGTCAAGCCGAACCGACCGAATTCGCTCTACAACCAAACGCCGGAAGAGCTGGTCTACTACCTGCAGACGCTCTGCATCCAAGTCAACCTCTACGCCATTCTCGATGCGCTTGTCCGCACCTACGGCCTCGCCGAGGAAGAGCTCTGGCAGGAGCTGCGTGAAAAATTGGAGTCTGCGCTTTCCGACGTGCCGTTCACCGCGGCGCAGCGCACTGTGATCCACCGCCAGCTCTTCGAAACGGCGGAGTGGCCGACCAAGCTCCTGATCACGCCCTTGCTCCAGCAGGACGGCCCGGCCGGGGGAAGCATGCCTGCAGGCATCGGCCAGGCGGTCAATCCGTTCCGGCAACTGGTGGCTGCGCAATGA
- the sbnB gene encoding 2,3-diaminopropionate biosynthesis protein SbnB: MNNPSILYLSKQDIISVGGGSSDLYVKALTNALELHAQKDIVQPLKPYLRVDEQNGHIADRIIAMPAYVGGAAPVSGIKWIGSKADNPQKRGMERASALIVLNDPETNYPIAVMEGSLISGMRTAAVTVLAAKYLARPGFTTVACMGSGIIARMQLQSLLEQFPSITTIHLFDLNPDAATRLANELTAKHSGLQVIVAPDAESAVRQGDLVVTCTVTDKPYIPFSWLKRGAFVSNISIMDVEKEVFLKADKVVVDDWDQCNREKKVINQLVLEGTFSREKLHAELGEILTGARPGRENEDEIILLNPMGLAIEDIASAHEVYQRAVRENAGTRLNLY; encoded by the coding sequence ATGAACAACCCGTCCATTCTCTACCTGAGCAAACAAGACATCATTTCCGTCGGCGGCGGCAGCTCCGACCTGTACGTCAAAGCGCTGACCAACGCGCTCGAACTGCACGCCCAAAAAGACATCGTCCAGCCGCTCAAGCCCTACCTGCGCGTCGATGAACAAAACGGCCACATCGCCGACCGCATCATCGCCATGCCGGCCTACGTCGGCGGCGCAGCGCCAGTGTCCGGCATCAAGTGGATCGGCTCGAAAGCTGACAATCCGCAAAAGCGCGGCATGGAGCGCGCTTCCGCTCTGATCGTGCTGAACGATCCGGAGACCAACTACCCGATCGCCGTCATGGAAGGCTCGCTGATCTCCGGCATGCGCACGGCGGCCGTCACCGTGTTGGCCGCGAAATACCTCGCCCGCCCCGGCTTCACCACCGTCGCCTGCATGGGCTCGGGCATCATTGCGCGGATGCAGCTGCAATCCCTGCTCGAACAGTTCCCGTCGATCACCACGATCCACCTGTTCGACCTCAACCCGGACGCGGCGACCCGCCTGGCGAACGAACTGACCGCGAAACACAGCGGCCTGCAAGTCATCGTCGCCCCGGATGCGGAGAGCGCCGTCCGCCAAGGCGACCTCGTCGTCACCTGCACTGTCACCGACAAGCCGTACATCCCGTTCTCCTGGCTGAAAAGAGGGGCGTTCGTCTCCAACATCTCGATCATGGACGTGGAAAAAGAAGTCTTCCTGAAGGCGGACAAAGTCGTCGTCGACGATTGGGATCAGTGCAACCGCGAGAAAAAAGTGATCAACCAGCTCGTGCTCGAAGGCACTTTCTCCCGCGAAAAACTGCACGCCGAGCTCGGCGAGATCCTGACCGGCGCGCGACCGGGCCGTGAAAACGAAGACGAGATCATCCTGCTCAACCCGATGGGCCTCGCGATCGAAGACATCGCGTCCGCGCACGAAGTGTACCAGCGCGCCGTCCGTGAAAACGCAGGCACCCGCCTGAACTTGTACTAG